The Bacteroidota bacterium genome includes a region encoding these proteins:
- a CDS encoding thioredoxin family protein — translation MKNTYLLIIILFVFLVSCKSQNKKNNKGEDETTEVNVVQNNNNDEEETKNYYKKQRQIVEGYVKGGANLNVIIDELGIGEINPLISVIIDESGGFNIDTEIPEPGIYQLRFPNGSIHLFLRGGKVTIKTDISNLGDYEIIGSQESYHLKEMYMLLNKTNNKLKAIQKRAEDYKKDKKNNKKLLALVDSMPIYYSAIGKEKSQNLRKFIDRIDTSMVAILTALYLDVDENYNYLIELRDKFEKICPHSKFYKQFDDKISAIIPTGPGVKVAEIALADYNNKEYLLSSLEGNVTLLYFWASFDNKSRQDNILINSLFDKYKNKGFKIYSVSLDSEKDEWKDAIVKDKISEWINVSDLEGWQSQIANIYRIDGLPYLILINKKGIIIDRGFKSHELESRIKGLLK, via the coding sequence ATGAAAAATACATACTTACTAATTATCATTTTATTTGTTTTCCTCGTTTCATGCAAAAGCCAAAATAAGAAAAATAACAAAGGTGAGGATGAAACAACAGAAGTAAATGTAGTCCAAAATAATAACAATGACGAAGAAGAAACTAAAAACTATTACAAAAAGCAAAGACAAATAGTGGAAGGCTATGTAAAAGGCGGTGCAAATTTAAATGTTATTATTGACGAACTTGGTATTGGAGAAATAAACCCTTTGATTTCTGTAATAATTGATGAAAGCGGAGGATTCAATATTGATACAGAAATTCCTGAACCGGGGATTTATCAATTAAGATTTCCTAACGGTAGCATACATTTGTTTCTTAGAGGTGGAAAAGTAACTATAAAAACTGATATTTCAAATCTTGGTGATTATGAAATTATCGGTTCACAGGAATCATATCATTTAAAGGAAATGTATATGCTTTTAAACAAAACAAATAACAAATTAAAAGCGATACAGAAACGTGCAGAAGATTATAAAAAAGACAAAAAGAATAACAAAAAGTTACTTGCATTAGTTGATTCCATGCCAATTTATTACAGTGCTATTGGAAAAGAAAAATCTCAAAATCTTAGAAAATTTATTGACAGGATAGACACATCAATGGTTGCTATTTTAACTGCTCTTTACCTTGATGTTGATGAAAATTATAACTATCTTATTGAGCTACGTGATAAATTTGAAAAAATATGTCCGCATTCAAAATTCTACAAACAATTTGATGATAAAATAAGTGCGATTATTCCTACAGGACCGGGTGTAAAAGTTGCAGAAATTGCTTTGGCTGATTACAATAATAAAGAATATTTACTTTCTTCCCTTGAGGGAAATGTTACATTGTTATATTTTTGGGCTTCATTTGATAACAAATCTCGTCAAGATAACATCTTGATAAATAGCTTGTTTGATAAATACAAAAACAAAGGCTTTAAAATTTATTCCGTATCTTTAGATAGTGAAAAAGATGAATGGAAGGATGCGATTGTTAAAGACAAAATATCTGAATGGATAAATGTTTCGGACCTTGAAGGCTGGCAAAGTCAAATTGCAAATATTTACCGCATTGATGGACTTCCTTATCTTATTTTAATAAATAAAAAAGGAATTATTATTGACCGTGGTTTTAAATCTCACGAACTTGAATCAAGAATAAAGGGACTTTTAAAATAG
- a CDS encoding Hpt domain-containing protein gives MASKLYNLSHLQEISGGKKEFEKDIIETFLKQYPKIIEKMREFFNDKNWDQLSEIAHKFKSTATLLGINKIYEKDLELEKEAKKKNNLDDILSLIDSIKELSKEAGEQLKLKLENY, from the coding sequence ATGGCAAGTAAATTATACAATTTGAGTCACTTACAGGAAATCAGCGGAGGCAAAAAAGAATTTGAAAAAGATATCATTGAAACTTTTTTAAAGCAATATCCTAAAATTATTGAGAAAATGAGGGAATTTTTTAATGATAAAAACTGGGATCAATTATCAGAAATTGCTCATAAATTTAAGTCAACTGCAACTTTGTTGGGTATAAATAAAATTTATGAAAAAGACCTTGAACTGGAAAAGGAAGCAAAAAAGAAAAATAACCTTGACGACATACTATCTCTAATAGATTCAATTAAAGAGCTTTCAAAAGAAGCAGGCGAACAATTAAAGCTTAAGTTGGAAAATTATTAA
- a CDS encoding radical SAM/SPASM domain-containing protein: protein MILLKKYDIVSFWQTLTFARITNAFKIITSYYLTRILRRNLHWGNPLSISIEPINTCNLSCIECPTGMGILTRKVGSMHIEKYKLLIDEIHKKTPYLTLYFQGEPFMNKNIFEFIRYASEKNIYVATSTNGHFFNSENIRKVVNSGLRRLIISIDGTTQEVYERYRKGGNLDLVLSGIKNLIKYKKENKSKAPLIILQFLVLRHNENQIEEMKKLARELQVDKLTFKTAQIYDNENAEEIVPSTNKFSRYKKDKSGNYKLKNKLYNHCWRSWQGCVITQEGNLVPCCFDKNANYSFGNVFENSFEQIWKSEGLKKFRQSILQNRKNIDICTNCTEGTNIWI from the coding sequence ATGATTTTGTTAAAAAAATATGACATTGTTAGCTTTTGGCAAACATTAACTTTTGCAAGAATAACAAATGCATTTAAAATTATTACTTCATATTATTTGACAAGAATTTTAAGAAGAAATCTACACTGGGGAAATCCCTTAAGCATTTCTATTGAACCAATAAATACTTGTAACCTTTCTTGTATTGAATGCCCTACAGGAATGGGAATTTTAACGAGAAAAGTTGGTTCTATGCATATTGAGAAATACAAATTATTGATTGATGAAATTCATAAAAAAACACCTTATCTCACACTTTATTTTCAGGGTGAACCATTTATGAATAAAAACATATTTGAATTTATCCGCTACGCTAGTGAAAAAAATATTTATGTTGCAACTTCTACAAACGGACATTTTTTTAATTCTGAAAACATCCGCAAAGTTGTAAATTCAGGACTTAGGAGATTAATTATTTCCATTGATGGAACAACACAAGAGGTTTATGAAAGATACAGAAAAGGAGGTAATCTTGATTTGGTTTTATCAGGGATAAAAAATCTTATTAAATATAAAAAAGAAAATAAATCAAAGGCACCGCTAATAATTTTGCAATTCCTTGTTTTACGTCATAATGAAAATCAGATTGAGGAAATGAAAAAGCTTGCAAGAGAATTACAAGTCGATAAACTAACTTTTAAAACCGCACAGATTTATGACAACGAAAATGCAGAAGAAATTGTTCCAAGTACAAATAAGTTTTCACGATATAAAAAAGATAAAAGCGGAAATTACAAATTAAAAAACAAGCTTTACAATCATTGCTGGAGATCGTGGCAGGGCTGTGTTATCACTCAAGAAGGTAATCTTGTTCCTTGTTGTTTTGATAAAAATGCGAACTATTCTTTTGGAAATGTTTTTGAAAATTCATTTGAGCAAATCTGGAAAAGTGAAGGGCTAAAAAAATTCAGGCAATCAATTTTGCAAAATAGAAAAAATATTGATATTTGTACAAATTGTACAGAAGGCACAAATATTTGGATATGA
- a CDS encoding MGMT family protein: protein MSKGNFFEQVYKVARQIPKGKVTTYGHIAEYLGSKGSARMVGWAMNSSFSSDIP, encoded by the coding sequence ATGAGCAAGGGAAATTTTTTTGAACAAGTTTACAAAGTAGCAAGGCAAATTCCTAAAGGGAAAGTTACAACCTACGGACATATTGCCGAATATTTAGGTTCCAAAGGATCTGCTCGAATGGTTGGCTGGGCAATGAATTCCAGCTTCTCATCAGATATTCC